The genomic stretch GCTAAACTGATAAATCTAAACTTGAATGTTAGGTAGATGTGTTTAATAATCCTAGCATCGTTGCTAAAGACAGGGGACTTAATTATGAACGATACTCAAAAGACAGAGAACTTGACTAAGGATGCTACTCAAAAGTTTCAGGACCTGTTGAAAGATCTTTTCCGATTTGACTCATCTGACTTAGATTTCGGAATATACCGAATTTTGAATTACAAAAGAGAACAAATTAAGAAATTTATTGATGAAGAACTTGTAAATAAGGTTGAAAATGCTTTTGCAAAACATAAGGATGAAAGGTTAAAGAAAATAGATCAGAGGTTTGAAAAAGTAAAAGAAAAAGTTATCCAAAGTTTAGGTAAGGCTGCTTTTACACCTTCAGGTGATATTAAAGATGAGTTCAAAAATACGCCTATTGCACAAGAATTTCTAACGATTAAGGCACAGAAAGAAGAAGTAGATAGGATTGATGAGATAAAATCTCAGGTTTTTAATGACCTTTATAATTTTTTCTCTCGTTATTATGAAGAGGGAGATTTTATTCCGCAATATCGCTACTCTATAAAAAGGCATAAATACGCAATTCCCTATGATGGTGAAGAGGTAAAACTCTACTGGGCAAACCAAGACCAGTATTATATAAAGACAGGGTTGCTTTTTAGGGATTATACTTTTAAAGCAGGAGAGTTTAAGGTTATATTTAGGACTGTAGAAGCAAAGGAAGAGTTAGGCTCAAATAAAGCAACTAAAGAAAGATTTTTTATTCTTGATGATGAAAATCCAGCAGAAGTTGTGGACAGTGAAA from Spirochaetota bacterium encodes the following:
- a CDS encoding site-specific DNA-methyltransferase, with the protein product MNDTQKTENLTKDATQKFQDLLKDLFRFDSSDLDFGIYRILNYKREQIKKFIDEELVNKVENAFAKHKDERLKKIDQRFEKVKEKVIQSLGKAAFTPSGDIKDEFKNTPIAQEFLTIKAQKEEVDRIDEIKSQVFNDLYNFFSRYYEEGDFIPQYRYSIKRHKYAIPYDGEEVKLYWANQDQYYIKTGLLFRDYTFKAGEFKVIFRTVEAKEELGSNKATKERFFILDDENPAEVVDSEKLLIIRFQYRELTDKEVKHYDVEGGSNKSKQEKINQKNYEYVLSKVKKPLKDFLCKEYKDGKPLLLYQLNRFTAKNTKDYFIHKNLKKFLSEQLDYFIKSEVLDIDTLEKERF